A stretch of Brassica napus cultivar Da-Ae chromosome C6, Da-Ae, whole genome shotgun sequence DNA encodes these proteins:
- the LOC106451462 gene encoding malate dehydrogenase 1, mitochondrial, giving the protein MFRSVIVRSSSSAKQSLLRRSFSSSSSSVPERKVAILGAAGGIGQPLALLMKLNPLVSSLSLFDIANTPGVAADVGHINTRSEVVGYMGDDELAKALEGADLVIIPAGVPRKPGMTRDDLFNINAGIVKNLCSAIAKYCPHALVNMISNPVNSTVPIAAEIFKKAGMYDEKKLFGVTTLDVVRAKTFYAGKANVPVAEVNVPVIGGHAGVTILPLFSQATPQANLSSDVLTALTKRTQDGGTEVVEAKAGKGSATLSMAYAGALFADACLKGLNGVPDVVECSYVQSTITELPFFASKVRLGKNGVEEVLDLGPLSDFEKEGLEALKPELKSSIEKGVKFANQ; this is encoded by the exons ATGTTCAGATCCGTTATCGTCCGTTCTTCTTCATCGGCGAAGCAATCGCTTCTCCGCCGcagcttctcctcctcctcctcctccgtgcCCGAGCGCAAAGTCGCCATCCTCGGCGCCGCCGGTGGAATCGGGCAGCCTCTCGCTCTCCTCATGAAGCTCAACCCCCTCGTCTCTAGCCTCTCACTCTTCGATATCGCTAACACCCCTGGAGTCGCCGCCGATGTCGGTCACATCAACACCAGATCTGAG GTGGTTGGATACATGGGAGATGATGAATTGGCGAAAGCTCTTGAAGGAGCTGACCTCGTTATCATTCCTGCTGGTGTTCCCAGGAAGCCTGGTATGACCCGTGATGATCTTTTCAACATCAATGCTGGTATTGTCAAGAACCTCTGCTCTGCCATCGCCAAGTACTGCCCTCAT GCACTTGTTAACATGATCAGCAACCCTGTGAACTCTACTGTTCCAATTGCAGCTGAGATCTTCAAGAAGGCTGGTATGTACGATGAGAAGAAGTTGTTTGGTGTCACCACTCTTGACGTTGTTAGGGCCAAGACTTTCTACGCTGGAAAGGCTAATGTTCCTGTTGCAG AAGTTAACGTTCCTGTCATTGGTGGTCATGCTGGGGTTACAATTCTCCCACTCTTCTCTCAG GCCACTCCTCAAGCCAACTTGTCGAGTGACGTACTCACCGCTCTCACCAAGCGTACCCAAGATGGAGGTACCGAAGTCGTGGAGGCAAAGGCAGGAAAAGGTTCAGCTACTTTGTCAATGGC CTATGCTGGAGCACTATTCGCTGATGCATGCTTGAAAGGACTCAACGGAGTTCCAGATGTTGTGGAATGCTCATACGTGCAGTCCACCATCACTGAGCTTCCTTTCTTTGCCTCAAAG GTGAGGTTGGGGAAGAACGGTGTGGAGGAGGTTCTTGATTTGGGGCCACTCTCAGACTTCGAGAAAGAAGGGTTGGAAGCACTGAAGCCAGAACTCAAGTCTTCCATCGAGAAGGGTGTTAAGTTTGCCAACCAATGA